A window of the Halostagnicola kamekurae genome harbors these coding sequences:
- a CDS encoding MBL fold metallo-hydrolase yields the protein MSERVRIDVGEGSPEGANSAYLLPDRGVLIDPGPPTERAWSNLLAGIADAAASITDLEHVLVTHWHVDHAGLAPRIAERANAELHVHRADSPLIGDYASERERRLERDERTLARWGVPEARRTTVLDGDTPSPLPDSFPVRARDDGDVIAGVEVVHTPGHTGGHASFRTADDLYLGDLLLPTYTPNVGGSDTRLSDPLAMYLSSLDRLEDAPDRGRPGHGTTIEIEAACKEVREHHRERARACFRALEPTESAASTPWAVARELFGEMSGVHAKFGAGEAAAHLERLAALDLVRPLEGEPVEYIRAVESYPDEIDLSA from the coding sequence ATGAGTGAACGCGTTCGGATCGACGTCGGCGAGGGCTCGCCGGAAGGCGCGAACAGCGCCTATCTGCTACCCGACCGCGGCGTCCTCATCGACCCGGGACCGCCGACCGAACGGGCGTGGTCGAACCTGCTGGCTGGCATCGCAGATGCGGCGGCGTCGATCACCGACCTCGAGCACGTCCTCGTGACCCACTGGCACGTCGATCACGCGGGTCTCGCCCCCCGAATCGCCGAGCGAGCGAACGCCGAACTACACGTCCATCGCGCGGATTCGCCCCTGATCGGCGACTACGCGAGCGAGCGAGAGCGCCGCCTCGAGCGCGACGAGCGGACGCTCGCGCGCTGGGGCGTTCCCGAAGCGAGACGAACAACTGTACTGGACGGCGACACGCCGTCGCCGCTTCCCGATTCCTTCCCCGTCAGGGCACGTGACGACGGCGACGTGATCGCCGGCGTCGAAGTGGTTCACACGCCGGGGCACACGGGCGGCCACGCGTCGTTTCGTACCGCGGACGACCTCTACCTGGGCGATCTGCTGTTGCCGACGTACACGCCGAACGTCGGCGGGAGCGACACGCGCCTATCCGATCCGCTCGCGATGTATCTCTCGTCGCTGGACCGACTCGAGGACGCGCCCGATCGCGGCCGTCCGGGTCACGGAACGACGATCGAGATCGAGGCGGCCTGCAAGGAAGTCCGCGAGCATCACCGCGAGCGCGCTCGAGCGTGCTTTCGGGCGCTCGAGCCGACGGAGAGTGCCGCGAGCACGCCGTGGGCCGTCGCACGGGAGTTGTTCGGCGAAATGTCCGGCGTCCACGCGAAGTTCGGGGCGGGCGAAGCCGCCGCCCACCTCGAGCGGTTGGCCGCGCTCGACCTCGTTCGACCACTCGAGGGAGAGCCGGTCGAATACATCCGCGCCGTCGAGTCGTACCCCGACGAGATCGATCTATCCGCGTGA
- a CDS encoding metal-sulfur cluster assembly factor, producing the protein MSSARANAPDSVGTDLAGKFVENRRADATPFERELWDMIDEIPDPHIPVSLVEMGMIYDVEESDGTVSVEMTYPCMGCPAYDMIQNDIESCLSLTDGVDEVDVEVVWDPVWSKDMLTEPVREKMRESGISL; encoded by the coding sequence ATGTCGAGCGCACGCGCAAACGCACCGGATTCCGTCGGAACCGATCTGGCCGGCAAGTTCGTCGAGAACCGACGCGCCGACGCGACGCCGTTCGAGCGGGAACTCTGGGACATGATCGACGAAATCCCGGATCCGCACATTCCCGTCAGCCTCGTAGAGATGGGGATGATCTACGACGTCGAGGAATCCGACGGCACCGTCTCCGTCGAAATGACCTACCCGTGTATGGGCTGTCCCGCCTACGACATGATCCAGAACGACATCGAGAGCTGCCTATCGCTGACCGACGGCGTCGACGAGGTCGACGTCGAGGTCGTCTGGGATCCCGTCTGGTCGAAGGACATGCTCACCGAACCGGTCCGCGAAAAGATGCGCGAGTCCGGTATCAGCCTCTAA
- a CDS encoding Phenylacetic acid catabolic protein, whose product MPTESQLKDELQNGKMIESTDEMTAGYKKALKQILLVSGDTELMSAPAYYDQSLNAPSLDARASCISVIQDELGHGHIAYRLLEDLGEDRHELIYEREPHEFRNTYGFDQHIENFAELVTAHGIFDRAGIVLLSDIHENTSYAPWKRALTKVSKEEQFHLRHGETWMRRLANNSEKTKRRLQEAIDWMFPMGVEWFGMPDDKKKHDDQLEYRIKGKSNDELRQDWLSRTLPLMNELDLDVPAHYSEERDEYVLEYELPVAFDADNKEWRFDEPISWSDVMDRWRSRGPANDKYVNMVQSGTVELEV is encoded by the coding sequence ATGCCCACGGAATCACAACTCAAGGACGAACTCCAGAACGGGAAGATGATCGAATCGACCGACGAGATGACCGCAGGGTACAAGAAAGCCCTCAAACAGATCCTGCTCGTCTCGGGCGACACCGAACTCATGAGCGCGCCGGCCTACTACGACCAGTCGCTCAACGCGCCGTCGCTCGACGCGCGCGCTTCGTGTATCAGCGTCATCCAGGACGAACTCGGCCACGGTCACATCGCCTACCGGCTGCTCGAGGACCTCGGCGAGGACCGACACGAACTCATCTACGAGCGAGAGCCCCACGAGTTCCGTAACACGTACGGGTTCGACCAGCACATCGAGAACTTCGCCGAGCTCGTCACGGCTCACGGCATCTTCGACCGCGCCGGGATCGTGCTCCTCAGCGACATCCACGAGAACACCTCCTACGCACCCTGGAAGCGCGCGCTCACAAAGGTGAGCAAGGAAGAACAGTTCCACCTTCGTCACGGCGAGACGTGGATGCGCCGACTGGCGAACAACAGCGAGAAGACCAAACGCCGACTGCAGGAGGCCATCGACTGGATGTTCCCGATGGGCGTCGAGTGGTTCGGCATGCCCGACGACAAGAAAAAACACGACGACCAGCTCGAGTACCGCATCAAGGGCAAGTCCAACGACGAACTCCGTCAGGACTGGCTCTCTCGGACGCTCCCGCTGATGAACGAACTCGACCTCGACGTTCCCGCCCACTACAGCGAGGAGCGCGACGAGTACGTCCTCGAATACGAGCTCCCGGTGGCGTTCGACGCCGACAACAAGGAGTGGCGCTTCGACGAGCCGATTTCGTGGTCCGACGTCATGGACCGGTGGCGCTCGCGCGGGCCCGCCAACGACAAGTACGTGAACATGGTCCAGTCCGGAACCGTGGAGCTCGAGGTGTAA
- a CDS encoding UbiD family decarboxylase, translating to MTLRTHLERLADAGELVTIDEQVHWDETAAAVGREAIRCGGPATLFDETPETVRFASGVYGGPSQFSSRSHHPGRRVAQALGLGADCSYVELLEHLSGRETASLEDRRTEPAATDTDDSGDVHALGLPTVGTERYPLVSLGLLAAENDGTTTWVPIRGQALHNDRLRLSVPEAFLEWSEPESGASVVLGASACSLVAALQGWTQDRTAPAVPERAAGLADVSLSTVGSRVVPADAEVRIDGAIRVVEAAPRGPSAAWELTCDTATVELRVDEIVTRESPIVSFTPATGPMTDDLHLTSLVEAAQLYRRVNNYWGVSPVEWIQLPVEASLGLCIVSSEILYAGFEWQLANTLFSFSNVFDKVVVLDEQADPTNLARAVNDMWVKAHPANDWTFSEPNAPAATATRYRRDGETGARLYVNATWDPRWDEEYIAPRVTFETTFSENVLEALDERWEALGLDELLGSRDQTAVSEHFHE from the coding sequence ATGACGCTTCGAACGCACCTCGAACGCCTCGCGGACGCGGGCGAGCTGGTGACCATCGACGAGCAGGTCCACTGGGACGAGACTGCGGCTGCCGTCGGACGCGAGGCGATTCGATGCGGCGGTCCCGCGACGCTTTTCGACGAAACCCCGGAAACGGTACGATTCGCGAGCGGCGTCTACGGCGGTCCGAGCCAGTTCTCGAGCCGATCACACCATCCCGGACGGCGGGTCGCACAGGCGCTCGGGCTCGGCGCCGACTGTTCGTACGTGGAGTTGCTCGAGCACCTGTCCGGGCGCGAGACGGCCTCGCTCGAGGACCGACGAACCGAGCCGGCGGCGACCGACACCGACGACTCGGGAGACGTCCACGCCCTCGGCCTGCCGACGGTCGGAACCGAGCGGTACCCGCTCGTCTCGCTCGGCCTGCTCGCCGCTGAGAACGACGGGACGACGACCTGGGTGCCCATTCGCGGACAGGCCCTCCACAACGATCGACTCCGACTGTCGGTTCCCGAGGCATTCCTCGAGTGGTCTGAGCCGGAGTCGGGGGCGAGCGTGGTTCTCGGCGCGTCGGCCTGCTCGCTCGTCGCGGCGCTACAGGGCTGGACGCAGGATCGGACCGCGCCCGCGGTCCCCGAACGCGCCGCGGGACTGGCCGACGTATCGCTGTCGACCGTCGGTTCGCGGGTTGTGCCGGCCGACGCCGAGGTCCGAATCGACGGTGCGATCCGCGTCGTCGAGGCCGCACCGCGCGGACCGAGCGCCGCCTGGGAGCTGACGTGTGACACCGCGACCGTGGAGCTTCGGGTCGACGAAATCGTCACCCGCGAGTCGCCGATCGTTTCGTTCACGCCCGCAACCGGCCCGATGACGGACGATCTGCACCTGACGAGTCTCGTCGAGGCCGCCCAGCTATACAGGCGGGTCAACAACTACTGGGGTGTCTCGCCGGTCGAGTGGATCCAACTGCCCGTCGAGGCCAGCCTCGGGCTCTGTATCGTCTCGAGCGAGATCCTCTACGCCGGGTTCGAGTGGCAACTCGCGAACACGCTCTTTTCGTTCTCGAACGTATTCGACAAGGTCGTCGTGTTAGACGAGCAGGCCGACCCGACGAACCTCGCTCGAGCGGTCAACGACATGTGGGTGAAAGCGCACCCGGCGAACGACTGGACCTTCAGCGAGCCGAACGCGCCCGCAGCGACCGCGACGCGGTATCGTCGCGACGGCGAGACCGGCGCTCGGCTCTACGTCAACGCCACGTGGGACCCGCGCTGGGACGAAGAGTACATCGCGCCACGGGTAACCTTCGAGACGACGTTCTCGGAGAACGTCCTCGAGGCCCTAGACGAGCGCTGGGAAGCGCTCGGACTGGACGAACTGCTCGGTTCGCGGGACCAGACGGCGGTTTCGGAGCACTTCCATGAGTGA
- a CDS encoding GNAT family N-acetyltransferase codes for MSYEIRHASVDDGEELLELWHGFTEHLSKYDERYQHKESANDRWLQYFESQLLDSKYGTVIVAEHEETGELVGVLEARIMGNHPIFRLQNHGYINGHFVAEDHRGNGIGSALLSEVHEWFADSSKDVDFYRVDTIDGDADSQEFYESEAFDPVEHVYEKSIDQDH; via the coding sequence ATGTCGTACGAGATACGCCACGCGAGCGTCGACGACGGCGAGGAACTGCTCGAACTCTGGCACGGGTTCACCGAACACCTCTCGAAATACGACGAGCGGTATCAGCACAAAGAAAGCGCCAACGACCGCTGGCTCCAGTACTTCGAGAGTCAGTTGCTCGATTCGAAGTACGGGACGGTCATCGTGGCCGAACACGAGGAGACGGGCGAACTCGTCGGCGTCCTCGAGGCGCGTATCATGGGGAACCATCCGATCTTCCGCCTCCAGAACCACGGCTACATCAACGGTCACTTCGTCGCCGAGGACCACCGCGGAAACGGCATCGGATCGGCGTTGCTATCGGAAGTCCACGAGTGGTTCGCAGACTCCTCGAAGGACGTCGATTTCTACCGCGTCGATACCATCGACGGCGACGCAGACTCACAGGAGTTCTACGAATCCGAGGCGTTCGACCCGGTCGAGCATGTCTACGAGAAATCGATCGACCAGGACCACTGA
- a CDS encoding PaaD-like zinc ribbon domain-containing protein encodes MNDHVSDSTVLCPFCGSEDTERESAFGSEISKTQYYCNGCNTMFERIKYDGANPETGR; translated from the coding sequence ATGAACGATCACGTCTCCGATTCGACCGTGTTGTGTCCGTTCTGCGGGAGCGAGGACACGGAGCGGGAGTCCGCGTTCGGCAGCGAAATCTCGAAGACGCAGTACTACTGCAACGGCTGCAACACGATGTTCGAACGGATCAAGTACGACGGCGCGAATCCGGAAACCGGTCGGTAA
- a CDS encoding phenylacetic acid degradation PaaB family protein, which produces MKYEVFARINQGDDTLHIGTVTAQSDKLAQMYAYNTFDEEDWNYLAVVREENLHEVSGEQPEREVVAGE; this is translated from the coding sequence ATGAAGTACGAAGTATTCGCACGAATAAACCAGGGTGACGATACCCTCCACATCGGTACCGTCACCGCACAGAGCGACAAACTTGCACAGATGTACGCCTACAACACCTTCGACGAAGAAGACTGGAATTACCTGGCCGTCGTCCGCGAGGAGAACCTCCACGAGGTCAGCGGCGAACAGCCCGAACGCGAGGTGGTCGCCGGTGAGTGA
- a CDS encoding acyl-CoA thioesterase, with translation MQTITSHRVQFGELAGPLVSSSTLFDWQLISTQAITNAADDSFEGILEEDGIPYAPVVNTASVARYPAVGDTIGVEATPTNVGDSSVELTYDVVDDDGATLATAQMTHVTIGPDGSALSLPDSARASFEESEVSRSPPVGPGREPDQTDSDALPSFSSTTRVRSPLAEGATLAYFEEYPRLATIAIEEHVERRGADVADLYDGRVPFRMRDWRWEFESPVRFQSTLEVECDVIGVDRETVRVEHTLSSDGRTSIRGTTDYGCFDEAGEPTAFDERTLELLEGA, from the coding sequence GTGCAAACGATTACCTCTCACCGAGTGCAGTTCGGGGAACTCGCAGGCCCGCTCGTGAGCAGTTCGACGCTGTTCGACTGGCAGCTAATATCGACGCAGGCGATCACGAACGCGGCCGACGATTCGTTCGAAGGCATTCTCGAGGAAGACGGCATCCCGTACGCGCCCGTCGTGAACACGGCGTCGGTCGCCCGGTATCCGGCGGTCGGCGACACGATCGGCGTCGAAGCGACCCCGACGAACGTCGGCGACTCGAGCGTCGAGTTGACGTACGACGTCGTCGACGACGACGGAGCCACACTGGCGACCGCACAGATGACCCACGTCACGATCGGTCCCGACGGAAGCGCGCTGTCGCTTCCCGACTCCGCACGCGCCTCCTTCGAGGAGTCGGAAGTCTCTCGATCGCCGCCCGTCGGTCCGGGTCGGGAACCAGACCAGACGGATTCCGACGCACTCCCGTCGTTTTCCTCGACGACTCGAGTCCGCAGTCCGCTGGCCGAGGGAGCGACGCTCGCGTACTTCGAGGAGTACCCGCGTCTCGCCACGATCGCGATAGAAGAACACGTCGAGCGCCGCGGCGCGGACGTCGCCGATCTGTACGACGGTCGGGTTCCGTTTCGGATGCGCGACTGGCGATGGGAGTTCGAGTCGCCGGTTCGGTTCCAGTCGACGCTCGAGGTCGAGTGCGACGTGATCGGCGTCGACCGGGAGACGGTTCGAGTCGAGCACACGCTCTCGAGCGACGGCCGGACGAGTATTCGGGGAACGACCGACTACGGCTGTTTCGACGAGGCGGGCGAGCCGACCGCGTTCGACGAACGAACCCTCGAGTTACTCGAGGGGGCCTGA
- a CDS encoding Phenylacetic acid catabolic protein: MSEWPEPAVDYVQAISDTKLLLGHRYAEWSLSGPSLEDDIGGASAAQEEIGHVRQLARELEGQGRDLEWINGGRDPEEFANAACLDRIDGNWTEYVASIAPADRAAWYLIDAIDREDLDGMFTKMGEDEYFHLEYHDARLETLAEEDPETVQQTLETTLPQALALIGPSEYDEEADPVYTAGFTDRSVADIRDAYIDHYQRLFEGTDVSLEGVEWDEPALEDWDEKRRRSDSGSISQTDVEQLRGEKNQLYTMN, translated from the coding sequence GTGAGTGAGTGGCCAGAACCCGCGGTTGACTACGTGCAGGCGATCTCCGACACGAAGCTCCTCCTGGGGCACCGCTATGCCGAGTGGAGCCTCTCCGGACCCTCGCTCGAGGACGACATCGGCGGGGCGAGCGCGGCACAGGAGGAGATCGGTCACGTTCGCCAACTCGCGCGCGAACTCGAGGGACAGGGACGCGACCTCGAGTGGATAAACGGTGGGCGGGATCCCGAGGAGTTCGCGAACGCCGCCTGTCTCGATCGGATCGACGGGAACTGGACGGAGTACGTCGCCTCGATCGCGCCTGCTGATCGCGCCGCGTGGTACCTCATCGATGCGATCGACCGTGAGGATCTAGACGGCATGTTCACCAAGATGGGCGAAGACGAGTACTTCCACCTCGAGTACCACGACGCCCGCCTCGAGACGCTCGCCGAGGAGGATCCCGAAACGGTCCAGCAAACCCTCGAGACGACGTTACCGCAGGCGCTCGCGCTCATCGGCCCGTCGGAGTACGACGAGGAAGCCGATCCCGTCTACACCGCCGGCTTCACCGACCGGTCGGTCGCTGACATTCGTGACGCCTACATCGACCACTACCAGCGCCTGTTCGAGGGGACCGACGTCTCGCTCGAGGGCGTCGAGTGGGACGAACCCGCTCTCGAGGATTGGGACGAGAAGCGACGACGGTCCGACTCCGGCTCGATCAGCCAAACGGACGTCGAGCAGCTCCGGGGCGAGAAAAACCAGCTGTACACGATGAACTGA
- a CDS encoding enoyl-CoA hydratase/isomerase family protein: MQLRPFSELDLEYFTTEVTDHVGTLRLDRPPANAHDIDVLLELQRAVEAVRFDEDVRAVLFGSANDKFFSTGFDIQVLQEDSGRQVGYASQTSKEIIMKMRTTDTIFIAMVNGHCMGGGLELALACDFRYVGNDENYNIGMPEIHLGLIAGEAGTQLLPRYIDRSEALEMMLTGETLTPEEATEKGIFDEIHPPDEIEDAAFEFAELIASKASVAVGNNKLAVNEGLEMPLSDALAHERELQNRLLGSDVAKEGVDAFLDDREPDFLGVELGDKEPGSDE; encoded by the coding sequence ATGCAACTCCGACCGTTCAGTGAGCTGGATCTGGAGTATTTCACCACAGAAGTAACCGACCACGTGGGCACACTCCGGCTGGATCGGCCGCCGGCGAACGCACACGACATCGACGTGCTGTTGGAGCTCCAGCGGGCCGTCGAGGCGGTTCGATTCGACGAGGACGTCCGCGCGGTTCTCTTCGGGAGTGCGAACGACAAGTTCTTCTCGACGGGATTCGACATCCAGGTCCTCCAGGAGGATTCGGGCCGACAGGTCGGCTACGCGAGCCAGACGAGCAAGGAGATCATCATGAAGATGCGGACGACAGACACCATCTTCATCGCGATGGTCAACGGTCACTGCATGGGCGGCGGGCTCGAGCTCGCGCTCGCCTGTGACTTCCGGTACGTCGGCAACGACGAGAACTACAACATCGGCATGCCCGAGATCCACCTCGGACTCATCGCGGGCGAGGCCGGCACCCAATTGCTCCCGCGGTACATCGACCGCTCGGAGGCGCTCGAAATGATGCTCACCGGCGAGACGCTCACGCCGGAGGAAGCGACCGAGAAGGGCATCTTCGACGAGATTCACCCGCCGGACGAGATCGAAGATGCCGCCTTCGAGTTCGCGGAGCTGATCGCCTCGAAAGCGAGCGTCGCCGTCGGCAACAACAAACTCGCGGTCAACGAGGGCCTCGAGATGCCGCTTTCGGACGCGCTCGCCCACGAGCGCGAACTGCAGAACCGTCTGCTCGGCTCCGATGTCGCCAAAGAGGGCGTCGACGCCTTCCTCGACGATCGCGAACCGGACTTCCTCGGCGTCGAACTCGGCGACAAAGAACCCGGCTCCGACGAGTAA
- a CDS encoding 2Fe-2S iron-sulfur cluster-binding protein, which yields MVETYTVEFIDEGQTIEVPANKPVLEAAEEAGLAPPYQCRMGVCGVCCGMIVEDGEVDQTEGMFLSESEKEEGYALTCIAKPRSNLRIRTDESP from the coding sequence ATGGTCGAGACTTACACAGTCGAGTTCATCGATGAGGGCCAGACGATCGAGGTACCGGCCAACAAGCCGGTGCTCGAGGCGGCCGAAGAGGCCGGCCTCGCACCCCCCTACCAGTGTCGGATGGGTGTCTGTGGCGTCTGCTGTGGCATGATCGTCGAGGACGGCGAAGTCGACCAGACCGAGGGGATGTTCCTCTCCGAGAGCGAAAAGGAGGAGGGCTACGCGCTGACCTGCATCGCGAAGCCGCGATCGAACTTGCGCATTCGAACCGACGAGAGCCCCTGA